Proteins from one Desmodus rotundus isolate HL8 chromosome 9, HLdesRot8A.1, whole genome shotgun sequence genomic window:
- the CD79B gene encoding B-cell antigen receptor complex-associated protein beta chain, with amino-acid sequence MAGPELSPGPSNWLLVLLMLLSGETVFAAPMSKLVPNPTGSPCSQIWQYPRFVAKKRGSVVEIKCNMDVLGSVSWLWKRDMDSEPKELALDPGRIMQTQANHSATLTIKGIQFQDNGIYFCQLKCRDAPPESGCGTELRVLGFSTLAQLKRRNALKDGIIMIQTTLIILFITVPIFLLLDKDDSKPGMEEDHTYEGLNIDQTATYEDIVTLRTGEVKWSVGEHPGQE; translated from the exons ATGGCCGGGCCGGAGCTGTCCCCTGGGCCCAGCAACTGGCTGCTGGTGTTGCTGATGCTTCTGTCAG GTGAGACTGTGTTTGCAGCCCCAATGTCGAAGCTCGTCCCGAATCCCACAG GAAGCCCTTGTTCCCAGATCTGGCAGTACCCGCGTTTCGTGGCCAAGAAACGAGGTTCCGTGGTGGAAATAAAGTGCAACATGGACGTCCTGGGCAGCGTGAGCTGGCTCTGGAAGCGGGATATGGACTCGGAGCCCAAGGAGCTGGCTCTGGACCCAGGACGCATCATGCAGACCCAGGCCAACCACAGTGCCACCCTCACCATTAAGGGCATCCAGTTTCAGGACAACGGCATCTACTTCTGTCAGCTAAAGTGCCGGGATGCGCCCCCTGAGAGTGGCTGTGGCACTGAACTTCGAGttctgg GATTCAGCACCTTGGCTCAGCTGAAGCGGCGGAACGCGCTGAAAGACGGCATCATTATGATCCAGACCACACTCATCATCCTCTTCATCACTGTGCCCATCTTCCTGCTGCTGGACAAG GATGACAGCAAGCCTGGGATGGAAGAAGACCACACCTACGAG GGCCTGAACATTGACCAGACAGCCACCTACGAGGACATAGTGACTCTGCGGACAGGGGAGGTGAAGTGGTCAGTGGGTGAACACCCAGGCCAGGAGTGA
- the LOC112316514 gene encoding somatotropin, translating into MAAGPQTSVLLAFALLCLPWPEEVGAFPTMSLSSLFANAVLRAQHLHQLAADTYREFERMYIPEGQRYSIQAAFCFSETIPAPTGKEEARQKSDMELLRFSLLLIQSWLGPVQFLSRVFTSNRVYEKLKDLEEGIQVLMRELEDGSPRAGLILRQTTYDKFDTNLRSDDTVLKNYGLLSCFKKDLHKVETYLRFTKCRRFMESSCAF; encoded by the exons ATGGCTGCAG GCCCCCAGACCTCTGTGCTCCTGGCTTTtgcgctgctctgcctgccttggCCCGAGGAGGTGGGCGCCTTCCCCACCATGTCCTTGTCCAGCTTGTTTGCCAACGCTGTGCTCCGGGCCCAGCACCTGCACCAACTGGCTGCTGACACCTACAGAGAGTTT GAGCGCATGTATATCCCGGAGGGACAGAGATATTCAATCCAGGCTGCCTTCTGCTTCTCAGAGACCATCCCGGCCCCCACGGGCAAGGAGGAGGCTCGGCAGAAATCT GACATGGAGCTGCTCCGATTCTCCCTGCTACTCATCCAGTCCTGGCTCGGGCCGGTGCAGTTCCTCAGCAGGGTCTTCACCTCGAACCGCGTCTATGAGAAGCTGAAGGACCTGGAGGAAGGCATCCAAGTCCTGATGCGG GAGCTGGAAGACGgcagccccagggctgggctgatCCTCAGGCAAACCACCTATGACAAGTTTGACACAAACTTGCGAAGTGATGATACAGTGCTCAAGAACTACGGGCTACTCTCCTGCTTCAAGAAGGACCTGCACAAGGTTGAGACATACCTGCGGTTCACCAAGTGTCGCCGCTTCATGGAAAGCAGCTGTGCCTTCTAA
- the LOC112316513 gene encoding intercellular adhesion molecule 1 yields the protein MSLRSSEQRPSLLAFLIRMEMLPFSVWALLALISSPGATEGLFEVSVQPEQALVKFGQSLMVNCSTSCPDPGPSGIETSLKKTQVGKGPQWKEFLLEDVTESSVLQCFFSCAGIQKDASLGITMYQPPEQVVLELQPAWVALDEVFTVRCRVPKVAPLENLTLTLLQGNKELYRKNFVSLAVASERAEVTFNVQAQREDHRCNFSCHAKLDLSSHGGGLFHSSSASRVLQIFEFSQRPQIWVSPLLEVGTAETVSCELARVFPAKEVAFLMFFGDQELSPFISWEGDTVWANATVRAMETGDQELSCRVSLGPMEQKTRELVHVYSFPPPILEVEELTLVGTDINVTCSGHVLTSPSPTLRLQGAPVLSAPGEPAWLLLTTTEEDDGRNFSCEASLEVQGQQLIKTTTVQLHVLYRPRLEESGCPSNQTWMEGMEQMLACVPKGNPTPLLVCTWNGMIFDLEVPQKATQNHTGIYCCTATNQLGSVSKDIALIVQGLDEGISSTIIIIIIVALGAGVITIALYLNYQPCKIERRKLPYRQKENKEEESQFVVQQAEMCIAHNC from the exons ctgTTGGCTTTTCTCATAAGGATGGAAATGCTACCGTTTAGTGTCTGGGCCCTGCTGGCTTTGATCTCTTCCCCAG GGGCCACAGAAGGGCTGTTTGAGGTTTCTGTTCAGCCGGAACAGGCCCTGGTAAAGTTTGGACAATCCCTCATGGTCAACTGCAGCACCAGCTGTCCAGACCCAGGACCCAGTGGGATTGAGACCTCCCTGAAGAAAACCCAGGTGGGCAAAGGGCCTCAGTGGAAGGAGTTTCTCCTGGAGGATGTCACGGAGAGTTCCGTTCTGCAGTGCTTCTTCTCTTGCGCAGGGATCCAAAAGGACGCAAGCCTGGGCATCACCATGTATC AGCCACCGGAGCAGGTGGTCCTGGAGCTGCAGCCTGCATGGGTGGCCTTGGACGAAGTCTTTACAGTGAGGTGCCGTGTGCCCAAGGTAGCACCCCTGGAGAACCTCACCCTTACCCTTCTTCAGGGTAACAAAGAACTATATAGAAAGAACTTTGTGAGCTTGGCTGTGGCCTCCGAGAGAGCTGAGGTCACCTTCAATGTCCAAGCGCAAAGGGAGGATCACAGGTGCAATTTCTCCTGCCACGCAAAACTAGACCTGAGTTCACATGGCGGAGGCCTCTTTCACTCCAGCTCAGCCAGCAGGGTGCTCCAGATTTTTG AGTTCTCTCAGCGCCCCCAAATCTGGGTCTCTCCACTTCTGGAGGTTGGGACAGCAGAGACCGTGAGCTGTGAGCTGGCTAGGGTGTTCCCAGCCAAAGAGGTGGCATTCCTCATGTTCTTTGGAGACCAGGAGCTGAGCCCCTTCATCTCCTGGGAGGGAGACACCGTGTGGGCCAATGCCACTGTTCGGGCCATGGAGACTGGCGATCAGGAGCTGTCTTGCCGGGTATCTCTGGGTCCGATGgaacagaaaacaagagagcTAGTGCACGTCTACA GCTTCCCACCACCAATCCTGGAggtagaagaattaacattggtAGGGACAGACATTAATGTGACGTGTTCAGGGCACGTGTTAACATCACCCAGCCCTACTCTTCGGCTTCAAGGAgccccagtcctctctgcccctggggaGCCTGCCTGGCTTTTACTTACCACCACAGAGGAAGATGACGGCCGGAATTTCTCCTGTGAGGCCTCTTTGGAGGTTCAGGGTCAGCAGTTGATCAAAACCACTACAGTCCAGCTCCATGTCTTAT acaggccACGGTTAGAGGAATCTGGTTGCCCTAGCAACCAGACATGGATGGAAGGGATGGAACAGATGCTCGCCTGTGTCCCAAAGGGAAACCCAACTCCATTGTTGGTGTGTACCTGGAATGGAATGATCTTTGACCTTGAAGTACCACAGAAGGCTACCCAGAACCACACTGGAATTTATTGCTGCACGGCCACTAACCAGCTGGGCTCTGTCAGCAAAGACATTGCTCTCATTGTTCAAG GACTGGATGAAGGAATCAGctccaccatcatcatcatcattattgtcGCCCTTGGAGCAGGTGTCATCACCATCGCACTGTACTTGAATTACCAGCCTTGTAAGATAGAGAGGAGGAAATTGCCCTATAGgcagaaagagaacaaagaggaGGAAAGCCAGTTTGTGGTTCAACAGGCAGAAATGTGCATCGCACATAATTGTTAA